A single region of the Stigmatopora argus isolate UIUO_Sarg chromosome 6, RoL_Sarg_1.0, whole genome shotgun sequence genome encodes:
- the LOC144075835 gene encoding BOS complex subunit ncln isoform X2 — MLTRRCVIMRVVDFTTKSYTEAQRQNAAAILILLPRNVSSISPEEIQSFMMSESQALMKETLMPVYVAPEDEQLLYMYEEVKKAASTRTSSIFIRVFRSMVTATAFQILVSNNAPIKAITDTTLVTLEGVLPGVGEDIPTIVITAHYDSYGLAPWLSYGADSNGSGVVILLELARLFQILYSSPRSRPRYHLMFSLTGGGKHNFQGTKKWIEENLDHAESSLLHDNVAFVLCLDTLAHGDELYMHVSRPPKPDTPMYAFFQHLDKVVSSRFPWMKTEVVHKKINLVDSTISWEHERYSLRKIPGFTLSHLEDPKSELRGSMLDTVSQVDLRKMKRNGIIIAEALARYIYHLSDKGSPKDVQLFKGRLDFHDSRISSLMSFLTSAPRATQLMDKEPAHIQLMNSLEHEFKQNLQQVHKHIFRQDRREPDITFFDQMRQTMVMYRVKPAAFDLFLGGCIMAYLAIVYFGIQNFGYVYTKVKAAVKPKHH, encoded by the exons ATGCTGACCCGCCGCTGTGTCATCATGAGAGTGGTGGACTTCACTACCAAATCTTACACTGAGGCTCAAAGACAAAACGCTGCTGCCATTCTGATTCTTCTGCCCAGAAATGTGTCAAGTATTTCACCTGAAGAAATACAG TCCTTCATGATGAGTGAGAGCCAAGCCTTGATGAAGGAGACTCTCATGCCAGTATACGTGGCTCCTGAGGATGAACAGTTGCTCTACATGTATGAAGAAGTGAAGAAGGCTGCATCAACTAGGACTTCGTCTATATTCATTCGAG TCTTTCGAAGTATGGTAACGGCGACTGCCTTTCAGATCTTAGTGAGCAACAATGCCCCCATCAAGGCCATTACAGACACCACACTGGTTACATTGGaa GGTGTGCTTCCTGGAGTTGGTGAGGACATACCCACCATTGTGATCACTGCCCATTATGATTCATATGGACTGGCACCA TGGTTGTCCTATGGAGCCGACTCTAATGGAAGTGGTGTAGTCATCTTGCTTGAATTGGCACGTCTCTTCCAGATTCTTTATAGTAGCCCAAGATCTAGGCCACG CTATCATTTGATGTTCTCCCTCACTGGTGGAGGAAAGCACAATTTCCAAGGCACCAAGAAGTGGATAGAAGAGAACCTGGACCATGCTG AATCGAGCCTTCTTCATGATAATGTGGCATTTGTGTTGTGTTTGGATACATTGGCCCATGGCGATGAGCTGTACATGCACGTGTCGCGTCCACCCAAACCAGACACGCCCATGTATGCATTCTTTCAACATTTGGACAAG GTGGTTTCCTCCAGATTTCCTTGGATGAAGACAGAAGTGGTCCATAAAAAGATCAACCTTGTGGATTCCACTATTTCTTGGGAACACGAGCGCTACAGCCTTCGCAAGATACCAGGGTTCACTCTGTCTCACCTGGAAGACCCTAAATCTGAGCTGCGGGGCTCCATGCTCGACACTGT TTCCCAAGTGGACCTCCGGAAAATGAAGCGGAACGGGATCATCATAGCAGAGGCTTTGGCTCGGTACATTTACCATTTATCTGATAAG GGTTCACCAAAGGATGTTCAGCTCTTTAAAGGCCGGTTG GACTTCCATGACAGTAGAATATCCAGTCTCATGTCCTTCCTCACGTCAGCCCCTCGTGCTACACAATTGATGGATAAAGAGCCTGCGCACATTCAGCTAATGAACTCGCTTGAGCACGAGTTCAAGCAAAACTTACAGCAAGTCCACAAGCACATTTTTAGACAGGACAGAAG GGAACCTGACATTACCTTTTTTGATCAAATGAGACAGACGATGGTGATGTATag GGTGAAACCGGCTGCTTTTGATCTCTTCCTGGGTGGCTGCATCATGGCATATTTGGCCATTGTTTACTTTGGTATACAG AACTTTGGTTATGTCTATACAAAAGTAAAGGCGGCTGTAAAACCGAAGCACCACTAA
- the myorg gene encoding myogenesis-regulating glycosidase codes for MYQVVPGGAGGTITDVIPKQKHSKDTRPLVGAGVLGLMLVIAAVSAWSYYIASLRKAELLKTQLLDLNKDGYIIRNQGGAIVFRMDFRSGTLDLDSCTKEGELLSCGRTTDRSLNFFIETVRPKGTVQCYRVRWEELVPDISVEHAMTYKFAHWYGGAVSAIQHWPISISGQQSPKPFVTSDIYSNRNEFGGILESYWLSSNATAIKINNSVPFHLGWNDTEKTMYFQARYNDSPFKPTPGEASCAELSYRVCVGLDVSSIHKYMVRRYFNKPNKVPAKAMFEHPIWSTWALHKRDIDQEKLLTYAANIRKYNFNCSHLELDDRYTPRYGEFEFDPIKFPNASAMFQKLKSDGFLVSLWIHPFVNYDSENFHTCVERDLFVREPTGQLPALVRWWNGIGGIVDFTNPEARDWFASQLRSFRSRYGVSSFKFDAGETNYLPWKFSTKMPIRDPSFFTRRYTEMAIPYNDRAELRSGYQSQNISCFFRPIDRDSVWGYELGLKSLIPTVLTISILGYQFILPDMIGGNAYLNHTDGNQALPDRELYIRWLELSAFMPSMQFSIPPWAYDNEVVEIARKYTALHQSIVAPRVLELASEVVDTGDPIIRPLWWIATGDETAYKIDSQFLIGDDLMVAPVLEPGKQERDIYLPAGRWKSYKGERFDIKEPLHLTDYPIDLDEIAYFVWV; via the exons ATGTACCAAGTTGTACCCGGGGGAGCTGGTGGCACAATAACGGATGTTATCCCCAAGCAAAAACACAGCAAGGACACCAGACCACTAGTTGGAGCAGGAGTTCTTGGCCTGATGTTGGTCATTGCAGCAGTATCTGCGTGGTCTTATTACATAGCCTCGCTTCGAAAGGCTGAGCTGCTGAAAACTCAGCTGCTGGATCTAAATAAAGATGGCTATATCATTCGCAACCAGGGGGGAGCTATTGTTTTCCGAATGGATTTCAG GTCAGGGACCTTGGATTTGGACTCTTGCACCAAAGAAGGAGAGCTTCTCAGCTGTGGACGCACTACTGATCGAAGCCTCAACTTTTTCATTGAGACAGTACGTCCCAAAGGCACAGTGCAGTGCTACCGTGTGCGTTGGGAGGAACTTGTTCCTGACATTTCTGTCGAACATGCAATGACTTACAAGTTTGCCCACTGGTATGGTGGTGCAGTGTCAGCTATTCAGCATTGGCCTATATCTATCTCTGGGCAGCAGTCTCCCAAACCCTTCGTAACAAGTGACATCTACTCCAATCGGAATGAGTTTGGAGGAATCTTGGAGAGCTATTGGCTTTCTTCTAATGCGACGGCCATCAAAATTAATAATTCTGTGCCCTTCCACTTAGGGTGGAATGACACAGAAAAGACCATGTACTTCCAGGCAAGGTACAACGATAGTCCCTTCAAACCAACCCCAGGAGAGGCTTCATGTGCTGAACTTAGCTACAGAGTCTGTGTTGGTTTGGATGTGTCCTCTATCCACAAGTACATGGTCCGTCGATACTTCAACAAACCCAACAAAGTTCCTGCCAAAGCCATGTTTGAGCACCCAATCTGGTCTACATGGGCGCTTCATAAGAGAGACATTGACCAAGAAAAACTCCTGACATATGCTGCAAACATTCGGAAATATAACTTTAACTGCAGCCACCTGGAGCTGGATGACCGCTATACACCCCGCTATGGAGAATTTGAATTTGACCCAATAAAATTCCCCAATGCCTCAGCCATGTTTCAAAAGCTCAAGTCAGACGGATTTCTTGTGTCGCTCTGGATACACCCTTTTGTGAACTACGATTCGGAGAACTTCCATACTTGTGTTGAAAGAGACTTATTTGTGCGCGAGCCTACAGGACAGCTGCCGGCTTTGGTCCGCTGGTGGAATGGCATTGGTGGAATTGTGGACTTCACAAACCCAGAAGCCCGTGACTGGTTTGCTTCCCAGCTCCGTTCCTTTCGCTCCAGGTATGGCGTGTCTTCTTTCAAGTTTGATGCCGGTGAGACCAACTATTTACCATGGAAGTTTAGCACCAAAATGCCCATTCGAGATCCGAGTTTTTTCACAAGGCGCTACACGGAGATGGCCATTCCCTACAATGACAGAGCAGAGCTGCGAAGTGGCTACCAATCTCAGAACATTTCGTGCTTCTTCAGGCCTATCGATAGGGACTCTGTGTGGGGCTACGAGTTGGGGCTCAAATCCCTTATCCCCACCGTCCTTACCATCAGCATTCTGGGTTATCAGTTCATTCTTCCTGACATGATCGGAGGAAATGCCTATCTGAACCACACTGATGGAAATCAAGCATTACCGGACCGAGAACTCTACATCCGCTGGCTAGAGCTGTCGGCGTTCATGCCGTCCATGCAATTTTCTATCCCACCGTGGGCCTATGACAACGAAGTTGTTGAGATTGCTCGCAAATACACCGCTCTTCATCAGAGTATCGTAGCACCCCGTGTCTTGGAACTTGCTAGTGAGGTGGTGGACACCGGAGACCCAATTATACGGCCGTTGTGGTGGATTGCCACAGGGGACGAGACTGCCTATAAAATAGACTCCCAATTCCTGATTGGAGATGATCTCATGGTTGCACCTGTTTTAGAGCCCGGAAAGCAAGAACGGGATATTTATCTACCAGCTGGTCGCTGGAAAAGCTATAAAGGGGAGAGGTTTGATAtcaaagagccactgcacctCACAGATTATCCTATAGATCTGGATGAAATTGCTTACTTTGTTTGGGTTTGA
- the LOC144075835 gene encoding BOS complex subunit ncln isoform X1, giving the protein MHVIMYLQDLRFGVIVLLLCVNSLHGAILSAASSYEFTAYRMQQYNLDKKVHGCRGAIVVAEARSADEPMLTRRCVIMRVVDFTTKSYTEAQRQNAAAILILLPRNVSSISPEEIQSFMMSESQALMKETLMPVYVAPEDEQLLYMYEEVKKAASTRTSSIFIRVFRSMVTATAFQILVSNNAPIKAITDTTLVTLEGVLPGVGEDIPTIVITAHYDSYGLAPWLSYGADSNGSGVVILLELARLFQILYSSPRSRPRYHLMFSLTGGGKHNFQGTKKWIEENLDHAESSLLHDNVAFVLCLDTLAHGDELYMHVSRPPKPDTPMYAFFQHLDKVVSSRFPWMKTEVVHKKINLVDSTISWEHERYSLRKIPGFTLSHLEDPKSELRGSMLDTVSQVDLRKMKRNGIIIAEALARYIYHLSDKGSPKDVQLFKGRLDFHDSRISSLMSFLTSAPRATQLMDKEPAHIQLMNSLEHEFKQNLQQVHKHIFRQDRREPDITFFDQMRQTMVMYRVKPAAFDLFLGGCIMAYLAIVYFGIQNFGYVYTKVKAAVKPKHH; this is encoded by the exons ATGCATGTCATCATGTACCTGCAAGACTTACGGTTTGGAGTCATTGTGTTGCTGCTCTGTGTCAACTCTTTGCATGGTGCTATTCTGTCTGCTGCATCTTCCTATGAGTTCACGGCATATAGGATGCAACAGTACAACTTAGATAAAAAGGTACATG GTTGCCGAGGTGCCATCGTTGTGGCCGAGGCTCGGTCCGCGGATGAGCCAATGCTGACCCGCCGCTGTGTCATCATGAGAGTGGTGGACTTCACTACCAAATCTTACACTGAGGCTCAAAGACAAAACGCTGCTGCCATTCTGATTCTTCTGCCCAGAAATGTGTCAAGTATTTCACCTGAAGAAATACAG TCCTTCATGATGAGTGAGAGCCAAGCCTTGATGAAGGAGACTCTCATGCCAGTATACGTGGCTCCTGAGGATGAACAGTTGCTCTACATGTATGAAGAAGTGAAGAAGGCTGCATCAACTAGGACTTCGTCTATATTCATTCGAG TCTTTCGAAGTATGGTAACGGCGACTGCCTTTCAGATCTTAGTGAGCAACAATGCCCCCATCAAGGCCATTACAGACACCACACTGGTTACATTGGaa GGTGTGCTTCCTGGAGTTGGTGAGGACATACCCACCATTGTGATCACTGCCCATTATGATTCATATGGACTGGCACCA TGGTTGTCCTATGGAGCCGACTCTAATGGAAGTGGTGTAGTCATCTTGCTTGAATTGGCACGTCTCTTCCAGATTCTTTATAGTAGCCCAAGATCTAGGCCACG CTATCATTTGATGTTCTCCCTCACTGGTGGAGGAAAGCACAATTTCCAAGGCACCAAGAAGTGGATAGAAGAGAACCTGGACCATGCTG AATCGAGCCTTCTTCATGATAATGTGGCATTTGTGTTGTGTTTGGATACATTGGCCCATGGCGATGAGCTGTACATGCACGTGTCGCGTCCACCCAAACCAGACACGCCCATGTATGCATTCTTTCAACATTTGGACAAG GTGGTTTCCTCCAGATTTCCTTGGATGAAGACAGAAGTGGTCCATAAAAAGATCAACCTTGTGGATTCCACTATTTCTTGGGAACACGAGCGCTACAGCCTTCGCAAGATACCAGGGTTCACTCTGTCTCACCTGGAAGACCCTAAATCTGAGCTGCGGGGCTCCATGCTCGACACTGT TTCCCAAGTGGACCTCCGGAAAATGAAGCGGAACGGGATCATCATAGCAGAGGCTTTGGCTCGGTACATTTACCATTTATCTGATAAG GGTTCACCAAAGGATGTTCAGCTCTTTAAAGGCCGGTTG GACTTCCATGACAGTAGAATATCCAGTCTCATGTCCTTCCTCACGTCAGCCCCTCGTGCTACACAATTGATGGATAAAGAGCCTGCGCACATTCAGCTAATGAACTCGCTTGAGCACGAGTTCAAGCAAAACTTACAGCAAGTCCACAAGCACATTTTTAGACAGGACAGAAG GGAACCTGACATTACCTTTTTTGATCAAATGAGACAGACGATGGTGATGTATag GGTGAAACCGGCTGCTTTTGATCTCTTCCTGGGTGGCTGCATCATGGCATATTTGGCCATTGTTTACTTTGGTATACAG AACTTTGGTTATGTCTATACAAAAGTAAAGGCGGCTGTAAAACCGAAGCACCACTAA